The region TTTTCACGATCAAATAAATAATGACGAATGATCCGATTGAGGAAAGGAAGGAGACCAGACGAAGCGGCATGAAGCCGATCCCGGTCAGTTTGGACACAAACGCTGATATATAAAAATAAAGAGGGGTATAGATAGAAGGAACAAACTCCAATGAAGGGCTTACATAGTATTTATATCCATCAACGATCCTTTTAACATGATCGACAGAAGCCCCTTCCTGCCACATTAATTCAAATGGATATTGAATTCGGGAAAAAACTAAAAAAAAATAGATAACAACATAGAGAAGTGCGCCCGCCAGCAGGACGTAGCGTAAAAAATTACTTATCCATTCTGAATACGTTTTTTTCATTCCGCTTCAATACTAATCCTTTTTTAATTCCAATTCATTTATCTTCTGGGCCAAGAATTCACTTTGAATAAAAGTGCCTTTTCCATTTAAATGGTACGCGTCTAAGTACATCGCACTTTCATTGAGGATATCCTGAGTATTTACAACATAGAAATCGGGATACTCTTTCTTCAATGAATCTACAAAATTAATATATTGACCGTAATAAGGATATTTATTTACAACTTCGGAAAGATATGGCGGCATAGGCTGCATATGATATATGATTTTTATCTTATTACCTGCAGCAAGTTCTAATATCTTTCTGAAATATTTCTCAGAGAAAGGAGACACAGAAAATTTATTAAGGTCAGTGTATGTTAAGAGATGTCTGAAGCCGTTCAATTCAGCGTCTGGGGGGAAAGATTCATCAGCTCTTTCCGGATAATATCCTTTATCCCTGTAAACCTGAGCAATGAAGTCTTGAAGCTGTGTCTTGCTTGGTATTTCGAAGGCTAAGGGATTTTTTATAAATTTCCTGAAACGGCCCTGATGTTTCAATGACGGCAATATAAATTTTATTCCTTTAGAGATGCCGAATTCGTCAATAAACTTCCCTACATTACCTGTTTTGAAGTCAGCCAAAGCTGTGAGGGATGTTATCTCCATATAATGCTTTTTCAGTGAGAAAATATAAAACGGGTCAAACCCGATAATCAGGTATTTCGGTTTTTTCGTATGTGTCTTAAGATAATTATCGAGGATCCAGAAAGAGGCCATGACGGACTGTGCCCCGAATGTTGCAAAATTAAAGCAGGAAAGCCCGGTCTTACTCTCTATTATTGTGGGCTTAAAACAGACATGACTGTGAGAATCTCCAATAATGAGAACATCAAAATTGAATTCCTTTGATTGCGATATTTCATTCTTTAGTTTAAGCCTTAAGCCCTCAAATGGCGTTCCAATTCCACCTTCATACTGGGGAGAGTAAAAGTAGTTATCAAAGTAAGCATTGGCGCATTCGAAAATGAATATAAACAAAATGGCGATCACAAAAGCAGTTGGGTATTTTTTAGAATTGGGCATAAATAAACTCCTTACCGCCTTCAACACCAAAAAACAATATCAAATAGACACACACGATATAGAATACCGCCCTCACTACCGGGTTCCATTTAAATATGATCAGGGAATTGTTCTTAACATATTGCACAATTTCAACGACAATTAAAATAGATGCGAAAGACATGATTACTAATACCTTATCTAATGCAATATCCGCTATTTTAAAATTAAAGATCAGGCTGTGAAACATATTGTATATCTGAGATGCCGATTGAGACCTGAAGATCAAAAACCCGATTACTGTTATATGGAACATAAATATTATTCTCACGACCTTCCAGACGCTTTGAGAAAATTTATTTTTAGGATTTATAAGGGTCCTGAGTTTTGGCTGAACTAACAGATAATAAATTACCAGCAAAATTCCGTGGTACACTCCGTAAAATATGAAGTTCCAGGCAGCCGCATGCCATAGCCCCAGCAAAGTCATTGTGGTCACCATGGTCATAGATAACCTCGTTTTTCCTTTCAGTTTTCCCAAACCGGCAAACAACGGAGTATAAAGATAATCCCTTACCCATTTACTTAAACTTATATGCCAACGCTGCCAGAAGTCTGCGATATTTTCAGCAAAATAAGGCAGGTTAAAATTGATCATCATATCAAACCCCATGACTTTTCCAAGCCCGATTGCTATGCTGGAATAGCCTCCGAAATCACAATAAAGTTGAAATAGATATGCATACACAGCCAGTAAAACTGCAGCGCCATGATATGGTGGATCTGCAGCAAAAACAGGATCAACGAACTTAGCCAGATTATCAGCAATAAAAAGTTTTTGAAATAATCCCCAGAATATAAGATAGCAGCCTTCATAGAATTTATCCAAGGTCAATTTTCTTGGAATAAGTATCTGGGGGAGAAATTTATTTGCCGTGTCAATAGGCCCGGATAACAGGGCGGGGAAAAATGACACAAAAAGGGCATAATCCAGAAAATTCCTAACGGGTCTCATCCGTCCCCAATAGATGTCTATTGTGTAACTCATTGTCTTGAACGTGTAATACGATATCCCCATAGGAAGAACTATATTGAAGATATAGGGCTCGAAAGAAAAACCTAAAAGATTGAACAGGACCTGAAGATTATAAGTAAAGAAATTAAAATATTTAAATATCCCTAAAATAGACAGATTGCTTGCTACGCTGAAAATTAAAAATAGTTTTTTCTTCTTATTGTCATGCGCTTCGTCTATCTTAATTCCGCAAAAATAGTCAAGAATCGTCGATGTTAAAACTAATGACAAAAATCTCCAGTCCCATGTTGCATAAAATAAGTAGCTTGCCAATAGCAGCATTCTGTTTTGCCACCTATGGTTAAGCAAAAGATATAAAACGTAAACTGCCAGAAAAAATCCGGCAAACTGTATGGAATTAAATATCATATAATTAAACGCTGTAAATTCTTAAACTCTAAACGTGTTTTTTGTAAGATTCGGAAAGAGGATTCAGTACTAATTATGCCTGCTGACGCATGGGTTCCCTTCGCAGCACTTGAATGAGCTCTACCTGAACCCCGTCAGGATCCACCACGTGGGTTATTTGTAATTCCGGGCCTATATGTCTATTCACTACGTTGCTGAATTTCCAAACCGGTGTCCTGAAGCTGACCCCTTCCCTTTCCAGTGCATCCTTCAATTTTTCAAGATCAGACACCGCGAGGCAGACCTCAACGAGACCGGTTGATATGAAATTCATATGCTCGGCAGGCCTTTCCTTAACTTTTGGATTTTTCCATTCAAGAAGCTCAATCATATTTCCCACTTCATCCGCAAGCAATACCATTCTTACCCTGACGTCTTTTTCCATGAAAGCCAGGTCCAGATCAGGTCCTGAGATTATTTCATCCTGAAACAGGCGTAATCCAAGCGCGTCTTTATAGAAGGCTAAAGATCTATTCATATCCTTTACAGTTATCGCAACATGGCTCAGGCGCATAAACTCAGATTCCTTTCTCGTTTCTTGATAAAAGAAAAGTGCCGGAGCGGCAACAGGGCATATTATTAATCATCATTAAACACCACCCCATGCCGCATTAAGCTCTTTTTCATATCTCCGACATTTCTTACACCGACAATATCTCCTGTAGTAAACCTCACATTAAATTCACTCTCTAAAGCGGTAACTATCATCATAGCGTTAAAAGAGTCCCAGGTCTCAACATTATTCGGAGAAGTTTCGTCATTAATCTTGTCTTCATCTATTTGTAATATTTTCGACAAAGTTATTTTTAATTTTTTATTCGACATCTTATGCTTGACTCACTCCTTCTTGTTTCTTACAGTAACAAATTCAAGATGCGTACTTCACAAAATCGGGCCATTTTGCCGGGTCATCTGACCACCGGGCTACGAATGCAGCCATCCACCGCTCTATGCCCCAGCCCACACACGCAGTCTCCAAAACTCTTTCATTTGTATCGTATATTTCCATTGGCTGCGTAAAGTGCTTATCATGGAGATTAAATGATGCCGCCGCAGTAGTATTGCCTTCATCGATCCGCAGGCGCAATTCCAACTTGGCAGTCTGCATTACCTGAAATGTCCTTGCAGACGCCGCCGCGCTTGTAAAAAACGGGTCTGTGGCAATTTCTAAACTGGCTGTCATATCCAGTTCATCAACCATTGCCTGCGTCAACTCAATGCAACTCTTTCGCGCCTCTGCGATAAAGTCACGCTCTCCTATAAAAACGACTTCCCGCATTGAATACTCCCATTGACGCAGCAAGGGTGAAAACCTGTATCCTTCAAAACGGTAGCATTTCCCTTGGGCGGTTATTATCCTTCCCTCACTAAGACGCTGGTTCTTTAAGCTGCGGTATATATTATGACAGACCACCGGCTCGAGTATAAAGCCTGTTGCTTCTAAAACATGGCTGTCTTCGGCGGTAGAGAACATTTTCTTTTTTGCTTCATTTGCAAAGTTCCTAATCCGTTCGTAATGAGGCGGCAGCCTGTATCCAAAAGTCACTAAGTGTGGATGAAGTGCGAAATACCCTGTTTTGGGAATCAGGTCTTGTGACATCTCAATGCTCGGCAGATGCCAAAATTCCGCATTCATGTCTTTAGCCAGTTTTTCTATACGCTGGCAAAAATACATATACAGTTTTGTTGCGGGACCCTGAAACGCATATTGACCGGGGCCCAGTTCAATCGTATGCTTTTCTGTAAAACTCTTAACCGAATCTATTCCATAATACGGCCTGGTTGCTTCATGAGACCAAAAAGGCGGCATAGCTTCCACAAACCTGTAGGAATTAACAGACATCGTGACAACATTTGCAACCTGTCTCTCTATGTCCTCGCCAACATTATCAGGCAAGTCATCGTGGACTTCAACCTCTATTGCCCCTTCCATGGGGTCTATTTTTGAAACCCCGGTAATTGCAGGGTGACAGAAGGCCATATCCGCCTTAAGACCGTCAATCGCTTGCTCTGATATGCCACGCAGCACATCAAAACTGAATCTCCTTTTTCCCATATAAACTCCGTTCTATTCTTTCTGTTTTTGATCGCTTATTTTCATTCTAATATATCCATTACGGCTGTGAAACTCAGGGCGAAAACCGTGACTTACGTAAATTGAAAGGAAAAAAATATTTACTCACTCCGATAGAGTATATTGTCTTTTAGTGGCTTGGGAAAGGCCGCTCTCGATTTGTTTCAAAAATCTTTTTGCCATCTCAGGTTTTTCATGAAAGATATTTTTGGTTTCGCCAGGGTCAGTGCTCAGATTAAAAAGCTCTGTTTTTTTACCTTCCCAGCCCGAATAATAAATGAGCTTGTAGTCACCATCCCATATGGCTATGCTGTATTTGGTAAGAAGAGGGTCGCTTATTATTGCACTATTACGCCCAAGCTCCATTGAGAAGACCGGGCGCGGTTCAACGAATTTACCTTCCATACGGGAGAGCAAAGAGCGTCCTTCCATCCATTTTGGCGCCGGGATCCCGGCAAGTTCAAGAATGGTCGGTGCAATATCAATCTGTTCGACAGGAACGTCTATTACCGTCCCGTTTATCCCTTTATACCGGTTGTTTGTATCAGGCATTTTTATTATCAAAGGTATATTAGTGACATTTTCATAAAGCCTATAGTTGCCATGGCCTATATAGCCGCGTGACATGCTTGTGCCATGGTCTGAGGAAAAAAATATTATCGTATTGGACATATCAACCGTTTCTGCAAGACGTGACAGGAACAACTTAAATTGTTGATCGCCGTATAAGATAAATTCGTCCTGGCGTTTCTTTAAAATATCAACTTCCTTTTGTCTCTCAGGTCCAAAGCAACATTTTCCTAACAATCCGGTATCAACTTGTTTCTGCTCAGTATTGAACTTATCCCCATCCCCGAACATTCCCATATAAGGCTTCTGGGGCAAGAAAGGGAAATGAGGCATTTCAAGATGCAGCCATGCAAAAAATGGTTGCCGGGGATGTATTGAAATATGCTTTAAAAAACTGTCATACACCATTTCAGGGGGCGTTGTAGTTTTATCTGTATCAGACTGGACAAGCCAAATGGGCAGCAAGGGATGTTTCAGTACCCATTCTACCGCAATAGGGCTGTTTGTTTTATCTAACAAGAAATCTATTTTCCTGTAAATATTGCCTTCAATTCCGGGGGGCCTATACAGAAATGTGAAATATTGCTCGTTAGATAAAAAAGCATATCCTATTCCGTGTGAATCGGCTGTAGCATTGAAATTTTGAACAAAGGCGTACGTAGCGTAACCGTCGTCTTTTAGCAACTTTGGTAAATTCTGTTCATAGTGTCTGAATGGATATAAATACATTAGATGCCAGTTCTTGTGTATCCACGGTCTTTGTCCCGTCATCATAGACATAGTAGCTGGAGGCGTCCAGTTTGAGGATGCATATGCCCTCTTAAAAACTACAGCATTCCTGGCCCATTCAGTAATAAATGGTGTCGTGGGACGGTTGTAACCATACAACTGCATATCTCTGGCGCCTAATGCGTCCATCGATACGAAAATGATATTAGGCCTGTTCTTATCAGTTGAAAAAACCTGTGCTCCGTTGGAAACATAATCAGCCTTTGTAACCGCTCTCGCAAATGTAAAAAAGGAAAAGGGAACAGCAAAGATGAATAAGAACGCAAAAATCCAGACAAGAGGGGTAATAAGGTCATATATTTTATAAAGTATTTTCCCGGCATGTCTTTCAATGGGCTTATGCCCAATCCAGACAACAGCAGTCACAATAACAGGAACCAACGTCAAAATTATTAACCTGTATATATTCCCGAGATCCTTCAAAGAAAAATCAGATTCTTTTTTTACAATGATTATTAAGGCAGCGATTATGAACCACGCTATGATATGCTCATAACAGATAGCCTTATTAAGATTTGAGAGTGCCTTAAAAAGCACATATAACATTACCCATAATATAAAGGCAACCACTATCCCGGGAATTGTCCACAAGATGAAGGCTAATGAGAAATCCGGCAAGATCTCCGGAAACCTGATGTAATAGGAATACCCATCCCATTTGTAAAAAACGTCTTTAAGATATTGCAGGGAGAATAAAACGAAAAAAAAACTTAGTGATATAAATAATAATTTTTTTGCAGTCATCGCTTTTTAGTTCACCTTATTAATATACCATAAGTTAAAGCCCATAGAATAACCGTGATCACTAATTGTTTATCTTTAAAAATCTGAGATGAAGGGTCGTCCCCTGACTGCTGAAACTGAACTAAATAGAGAAAGCGGAAAATTCCAAACATTACAAATGGGGTTGTATAGATAAGATTTGTTGTTCCGTGCAGTTCGATCGACCTTGGGCTTAATGTATAAAGAGAATAAGTGATTATTGTTGCAGCCGCCATGATTATCATAAAAGAGTTCAAGGTCTCAAGTGAATATTCCCGTAAAACTTCTCTGTGATTTTGAGGCGCTGCATTATTAGATAATTCAGCGTACCTTTTAGAAAACCCTATTAAGATACTAATCATGAATCCGGTAAGCAGCATCCATTCAGAAATATATATACCTATCCCTTCCGTCCCCGCAAAAATCCTTAGCATAAATCCAAGGCCTATCTGGAATACATCAATAATCGGATATTTCTTAAGAAACAGAGAGTACGTAAGATTATTAACAAGATAAATGGAAATGACAATTAACGCCGCAATATTGACGTAAAAAGAAATAATCAAACTTGCGAAACAAAAAGACAAGGCTAAAAAAAGCGCCGCGCTAATACTAATGGCCCCGTTTGCCAGGGGCCTGTTTTTCTTTGTCGGATGCTTTCTATCTGATTCTCTGTCGTGATAATCATTGAAAATATATACGGATGAAGAAGCTAGACAAAACACGGCAGTCATTATTATTGCTTTAGCCAGCAAGTCATAGTTGCCATAATTGCCTAAAACAAAAAAGCCCAAGAATACAAATAAATTTTTATGCCATTGATGTATCCTTAATAAAGTTAGATACTGAATAGCTCTATCCATGGCATAAACTCTCTTCTCTAAATGATTTATAAAAAGGATGATCAGCGATTCTTAATAATTCCACGTCACCTTTGCTGTCGCCATACGCATAGATTTCATATTTTCCGGGATGACCAATATATCCCTGTATACGTTTTATCTTTTCAATGCCATTACAGTTTTTCCCTAAAAATTTCCCGGTAAGATTACAACTACTGTCAACTTCCACCTTTGTTGCCAGGACCTTAGAAAACCCAACCGCTTGCGCCCACGGAACTAAATATTCTTCAATCGAGGCGCTTACAAGAATACACTGATGGTTTTGCTTCTGGTGCCACCTGAGCCGCTCAATAGCCTCATGTCTTACAAGACGGGGTATTACAGCATTGCTGAAAGATCTTGCATTATTACTGAAAACGTCCATCTTTGCCTTCGCAAAAAATATCGCAAATATTTTCTCTTTTGCAGTATGATTATCGATTGCTCCGGATGAATATTTCAGCAAAACAGGAATTGAGCGGAGCAGCTTTTGAGTAAATATCGAAGGTGAGGTGCAAAACCATAAAAACCTCGGGAAGGAATCAACTTTTATCATGGTTCCGTCAAAATCAAAAAACGCCAGAACATTATTCATTACTTTTAAAATCCATAAGTAAAATTATAGAGTTAATTTTTTATATACACTTTGAGGTATCATCCGTATCACGAGCATGATCCACCGCCAAAACCATGGTAAGAACACCTCGTCATTTTCTTTTTCCATTGCTTTGTAAATGCCTCTGGCGATTACCTCTGGACCAACAAACAAAATCCCCTTCTTGAAATCGGCCGTCATAGGAGTGTCTACAAAACCCGGCTTAATCGTAAGTACCCTGACCCCGGATTTTTGCATACGTTGTCTTAGCCCCGAAAGAAAAACAGTCAATGCCCCTTTTGCCGAACCATAAACATAATTACTCTGTCTTCCTCGATCGCCCGCAGGAGAGGAGATAACCGCAATAACTCCGTGACCTTGTTTTTCAAAATGTGATGAAATATGGGTCAAAATGATTGCGGCACTTGTAAAATTTATATCTATTGTTTTTTTCATCTCCTCAATATTTGTCTCACATAATTTCTGAGCAGGTAATGTACCATGTGCTATAAGAAGCCCGTCAAGGTCCGGCAACTTTGACAGACAGCTCTCAATTGCATTAAGAATTGAGTTTTCATCTAACGCGTCAAAGGCTGAATATTCAACTTTTTTTGCCCCTCTGACAACTAAATCATCCGAAAGACGCTTTAACTCTCCTTCATCCCTTGCACATAAATAAAGTGATGCGCCTTTCTTTGCAAAAAGCTTGACAGCTTCAAAAGCGATTGCGGATGTTGCACCAAAGACCGCAATCCTAGTTGGCAATGTCATTTCTACCCCCTACCCTTCTGTAAAAACTCGATGATAATTTAGGATCGACATATTTAATAAATTCCTCAAACTTAGGAAATGAAGACCTGAAGGTTTTGCCGGACATCCTGGCGTCTTTTGCAGGGTAAATTCTGCCCCCGGCGCTGCAAACAATATCATCCAATTTATTCAAAAGTGAAAAAAGTTTTTCGCCTACATTTGGAAAATCCAGGGCCAGGGTGATCCCGGGCATGGGAAATGAAAGCATCCCATGGGCCGGAATGCTCCCAAATTCTTTTAGTACCACAAGAAATGATCCAAGCTTACTTTTTGAAATTTCCTTCAGTATTGTTCTGATAGCATCTTTATTATTTTTGACAGGCACCACACACTGCCATTGCAGAAATCCCCGCTTACCGTACATCCGGTTCCAATTATTTACATTGTCCAGTGGATAAAAAAACGGATCATAATGAACAATGCGTCTCTGTTTTCTGATAATCTGTTTATTGTAGAAAAGAATATTGAACAACTTGATAGTAACCGTAGACAGCAAAAACGACGGGGCATCAAACGGAAATGCCTTCCATGTCGGGTTCTTGTGAACAGCCTTCATTTCTTCCTTTTCCAATTTATTAATATGATTGCCCCTCATAAAGATCCCGCGAACTCCATCATTATGAAGACAATCCAACCATGAGACCGTATATTCACAATGCGCTTCAGATTCCTGAGAGATTTGAAAAAATTCATCCAGATTTTCAAACTTAATAGACTCCATTTCAATATACGGGCCATTGATCGGTTTCAGCCTGATATCGGCCCAGAGAATAACGCCTGTTAAACCGAGCCCCCCGATAGTAGCCTCATACCAGTCCGCATTTCTATCTTTACTGCAGATCATCCTTGTGCCATCAGACCTTTCAAGTTCAAAACAGATAACATGGCTTCCGAAGGTGCCTGCTTTGTGATGGTTCTTTCCATGGACATCATTGGCAATTGCCCCGCCGATTGTTACAAATTTGGTACCCGGGGTAACAGGTAAAAACCAACCTTGCGGAACAAAGACCTTCAGGATTTCATCAAGTGTAACACCTGACTCGCATCTCAAAATGCCCATATCTGGATTAAAATTTACAAACTTGTTTAAAAGTCTGGTAAACAGAAGATAGCCGCCGTCATTTAGACAGGAATCGCCGTAGCTGCGACCCATTCCGCGCGGTAAAACCAGCGCATTCACTGAATTAATAGAGTCCGCAACTGTGTTAATTGACTGAGGGACTATCTCCCCCAAATGGATTCTCCGGGGAAACCTGCCCCAGGATTCAAAATAATAATTATTCGACATAAGATTGACCTAAAATATGTTTTAATTACTCCCTATGTGACAGTGTAATTTTCATATTTGCTTTAGCAAGTTCTTCATTAATAATTCTCAAAAGCCGCTGAGCTATTTCAGGCTCTTTTTCAATTATATTATTTGACTCATCAGGATCAAATTTCAGGTTATAAAGGGTTACCTTCTTTTCTTCCAGGACACACACAAGCTTGTAATCTCCATCTATTATTGCAATAGCGCCATTGGTAATTATTTTTCCACGAGCGTGGTTTTTTATAAAGTTCGAAATCAAAACCGGGCGGCGTTCCATCTGATTACCATTAATAAATGGCACCAAACTCCGTCCCTCCATCCAGACCGGAATAGGCAAGCCTGTCAGCTCAAGTATTGTAGGAGCAATGTCTATTTGTGAGACAGGCATATCAACAAATCTGCCAGTTTTATTTTCAGGTATCTTAATTATTAACGGGATGCGGATAGTTGGTTCATTTATGATTTTATTAAAACCATGCCCGATTACATTATTGGAGAAACTCTCTCCATGGTCTGCAGAAAAAATTATAATTGTATTTGACAAATCTACGCTTTTTGCAAGGTTATCCATGAATAACCTGAATTGTTCGTCTGAATATAAAAGAAATTCATCATATCTTTTCCTGAATATATCGACTTCTTTTTGCTGTTCAGGGTTATAAGGTCTATGGAGATCCCCCCAGCGCTTCATTATATCAGCAGTTTTTTCGATATCGCCGTACATACCGGCATAAGGTTTCGGCGGCAGATATGGGTCATGCGGCGGGTTAGTATGAAGCCATGCAAAAAATGGCTGTTTTATCGTGCGCTCCGTGATTGATTTTAAAAATCTGTTATATATGAGATCGGGAGGAGTTATAGTGTCTGGCAAGCCGTCCGAATTATGTGGCATTCTCGGATGTATAATCATTTTCACAATATTCTCAAAACTGAGTAAAGGATATTTCTGCATGAACTCCCTGACTATGGGTCTATTTAGAAAAAATAAACTGACCTTGTGCAACAAGCTGTTGGATCTATATCCTGTTTTAAATGTATAGTAATGGTCATCCATTTTGAAATTGGCCCCAATTCCTATAAAATCAGGATGAGCATGTTTATTCTGAACAAAAGCATAATTGCTGTACCCGTAATCTCTTAAAATTCTTGGCAAACTGTCCAAATAAGTTCTTGATGGGAAATTTGAAGCGGTATACCATACTCTATGCGTCCATGATCTCTGGCCTGTCATTAAACTCATTACACTGGGAGTTGTCCAATTTGACCCGCTGTAAGCTTTTTGAAACACAATACTGTCTTTTGCCCATTGAGTTATATAAGGTGTTGTCGTGCGGTTGTAGCCATACAACTCCATATCTTTCGAGGTTAACGCATCCCATGTCACCAGAATAACATTAGGCCGTTTATCAACTGAATATTCATGGAAGTTCGAAACATATCGTGAGGTAAAAATATCCTGCTTAAAAACACTGTGAACAGAAAGAGGCGCAGCTATTAAGAATAAGGCAAGGCAGACAAAAGTAAGCGGTTTGATTCGAAAAGTTATTTCATCTAATATTCTCCCAGCGTATGAATGAAAAAACCAAACAAAAAATGTAGCTATTACACAGCTAATTAATAACACTGTAAAGCTATTTATGCCTGTAAAACCACCCAGACGCATATACTTATCAGCAATAAGTCCAATAATCATTGAGAGTACTATCAAGATAATCCATGTTACAGAGTA is a window of Nitrospirota bacterium DNA encoding:
- a CDS encoding DUF1574 family protein codes for the protein MPNSKKYPTAFVIAILFIFIFECANAYFDNYFYSPQYEGGIGTPFEGLRLKLKNEISQSKEFNFDVLIIGDSHSHVCFKPTIIESKTGLSCFNFATFGAQSVMASFWILDNYLKTHTKKPKYLIIGFDPFYIFSLKKHYMEITSLTALADFKTGNVGKFIDEFGISKGIKFILPSLKHQGRFRKFIKNPLAFEIPSKTQLQDFIAQVYRDKGYYPERADESFPPDAELNGFRHLLTYTDLNKFSVSPFSEKYFRKILELAAGNKIKIIYHMQPMPPYLSEVVNKYPYYGQYINFVDSLKKEYPDFYVVNTQDILNESAMYLDAYHLNGKGTFIQSEFLAQKINELELKKD
- a CDS encoding MBOAT family protein, translated to MLLLASYLFYATWDWRFLSLVLTSTILDYFCGIKIDEAHDNKKKKLFLIFSVASNLSILGIFKYFNFFTYNLQVLFNLLGFSFEPYIFNIVLPMGISYYTFKTMSYTIDIYWGRMRPVRNFLDYALFVSFFPALLSGPIDTANKFLPQILIPRKLTLDKFYEGCYLIFWGLFQKLFIADNLAKFVDPVFAADPPYHGAAVLLAVYAYLFQLYCDFGGYSSIAIGLGKVMGFDMMINFNLPYFAENIADFWQRWHISLSKWVRDYLYTPLFAGLGKLKGKTRLSMTMVTTMTLLGLWHAAAWNFIFYGVYHGILLVIYYLLVQPKLRTLINPKNKFSQSVWKVVRIIFMFHITVIGFLIFRSQSASQIYNMFHSLIFNFKIADIALDKVLVIMSFASILIVVEIVQYVKNNSLIIFKWNPVVRAVFYIVCVYLILFFGVEGGKEFIYAQF
- a CDS encoding VOC family protein; the protein is MNRSLAFYKDALGLRLFQDEIISGPDLDLAFMEKDVRVRMVLLADEVGNMIELLEWKNPKVKERPAEHMNFISTGLVEVCLAVSDLEKLKDALEREGVSFRTPVWKFSNVVNRHIGPELQITHVVDPDGVQVELIQVLRREPMRQQA
- a CDS encoding acyl carrier protein, with translation MSNKKLKITLSKILQIDEDKINDETSPNNVETWDSFNAMMIVTALESEFNVRFTTGDIVGVRNVGDMKKSLMRHGVVFNDD
- a CDS encoding sulfatase, coding for MVAFILWVMLYVLFKALSNLNKAICYEHIIAWFIIAALIIIVKKESDFSLKDLGNIYRLIILTLVPVIVTAVVWIGHKPIERHAGKILYKIYDLITPLVWIFAFLFIFAVPFSFFTFARAVTKADYVSNGAQVFSTDKNRPNIIFVSMDALGARDMQLYGYNRPTTPFITEWARNAVVFKRAYASSNWTPPATMSMMTGQRPWIHKNWHLMYLYPFRHYEQNLPKLLKDDGYATYAFVQNFNATADSHGIGYAFLSNEQYFTFLYRPPGIEGNIYRKIDFLLDKTNSPIAVEWVLKHPLLPIWLVQSDTDKTTTPPEMVYDSFLKHISIHPRQPFFAWLHLEMPHFPFLPQKPYMGMFGDGDKFNTEQKQVDTGLLGKCCFGPERQKEVDILKKRQDEFILYGDQQFKLFLSRLAETVDMSNTIIFFSSDHGTSMSRGYIGHGNYRLYENVTNIPLIIKMPDTNNRYKGINGTVIDVPVEQIDIAPTILELAGIPAPKWMEGRSLLSRMEGKFVEPRPVFSMELGRNSAIISDPLLTKYSIAIWDGDYKLIYYSGWEGKKTELFNLSTDPGETKNIFHEKPEMAKRFLKQIESGLSQATKRQYTLSE
- a CDS encoding decaprenyl-phosphate phosphoribosyltransferase, whose translation is MDRAIQYLTLLRIHQWHKNLFVFLGFFVLGNYGNYDLLAKAIIMTAVFCLASSSVYIFNDYHDRESDRKHPTKKNRPLANGAISISAALFLALSFCFASLIISFYVNIAALIVISIYLVNNLTYSLFLKKYPIIDVFQIGLGFMLRIFAGTEGIGIYISEWMLLTGFMISILIGFSKRYAELSNNAAPQNHREVLREYSLETLNSFMIIMAAATIITYSLYTLSPRSIELHGTTNLIYTTPFVMFGIFRFLYLVQFQQSGDDPSSQIFKDKQLVITVILWALTYGILIR
- a CDS encoding HAD family hydrolase, which encodes MNNVLAFFDFDGTMIKVDSFPRFLWFCTSPSIFTQKLLRSIPVLLKYSSGAIDNHTAKEKIFAIFFAKAKMDVFSNNARSFSNAVIPRLVRHEAIERLRWHQKQNHQCILVSASIEEYLVPWAQAVGFSKVLATKVEVDSSCNLTGKFLGKNCNGIEKIKRIQGYIGHPGKYEIYAYGDSKGDVELLRIADHPFYKSFREESLCHG
- a CDS encoding SDR family oxidoreductase, with the translated sequence MTLPTRIAVFGATSAIAFEAVKLFAKKGASLYLCARDEGELKRLSDDLVVRGAKKVEYSAFDALDENSILNAIESCLSKLPDLDGLLIAHGTLPAQKLCETNIEEMKKTIDINFTSAAIILTHISSHFEKQGHGVIAVISSPAGDRGRQSNYVYGSAKGALTVFLSGLRQRMQKSGVRVLTIKPGFVDTPMTADFKKGILFVGPEVIARGIYKAMEKENDEVFLPWFWRWIMLVIRMIPQSVYKKLTL
- a CDS encoding FAD-binding oxidoreductase → MSNNYYFESWGRFPRRIHLGEIVPQSINTVADSINSVNALVLPRGMGRSYGDSCLNDGGYLLFTRLLNKFVNFNPDMGILRCESGVTLDEILKVFVPQGWFLPVTPGTKFVTIGGAIANDVHGKNHHKAGTFGSHVICFELERSDGTRMICSKDRNADWYEATIGGLGLTGVILWADIRLKPINGPYIEMESIKFENLDEFFQISQESEAHCEYTVSWLDCLHNDGVRGIFMRGNHINKLEKEEMKAVHKNPTWKAFPFDAPSFLLSTVTIKLFNILFYNKQIIRKQRRIVHYDPFFYPLDNVNNWNRMYGKRGFLQWQCVVPVKNNKDAIRTILKEISKSKLGSFLVVLKEFGSIPAHGMLSFPMPGITLALDFPNVGEKLFSLLNKLDDIVCSAGGRIYPAKDARMSGKTFRSSFPKFEEFIKYVDPKLSSSFYRRVGGRNDIAN